The following proteins are co-located in the Spea bombifrons isolate aSpeBom1 chromosome 3, aSpeBom1.2.pri, whole genome shotgun sequence genome:
- the CCDC25 gene encoding coiled-coil domain-containing protein 25, with product MVFYFTSSVVSPAYTIYMGKDKYENEDLIKYGWPEDIWFHVDKLSSAHVYLRLHQGQTIEDIPKDVLTDCAQLVKANSIQGCKMNNINVVYTPWSNLRKTGDMDVGQIGFHRQKDVKSVTVEKKVNEVVNRLEKTRDERYPDLAAEKESRDREERNEKKAQIQEVKRREKDEMRKKKELDELRSYTSLMKSENMSSNQDGNDSDEFM from the exons ATGGTGTTCTACTTTACAAGTAGCG TCGTCTCCCCGGCTTACACAATTTACATGGGAAAGGACAAGTATGAAA ATGAAGATCTTATAAAATACGGCTGGCCGGAGGATATATG GTTTCACGTGGACAAACTCTCGTCGGCTCACGTTTATCTCCGACTGCACCAG GGTCAGACGATAGAGGATATTCCCAAGGACGTTCTAACGGACTGCGCCCAGCTGGTGAAAGCCAACAGCATCCAGG GATGTAAAATGAACAACATAAACGTTGTCTACACACCGTGGTCGAACTTGAGGAAAACAGGAGACATGGACGTCGGACAGATCGGGTTTCACCGGCAAAAAGAT GTTAAAAGCGTGACCGTGGAGAAGAAAGTGAACGAGGTCGTGAACAGGCTGGAGAAGACGAGGGACGAGCGCTACCCCGACCTTGCCGCAGAGAAGGAGTCGCGAGACCGAGAGGAGAGGAACGAGAAGAAAGCCCAGATCCAGGAAGTGAAGCGAAGAGAGAAGGACGAgatgaggaagaagaaagaactCGATGAGCTCAG GAGCTACACTTCATTGATGAAATCCGAAAACATGTCTTCGAATCAG GACGGCAACGACTCCGATGAGTTCATGTAA